One genomic segment of Schlesneria paludicola DSM 18645 includes these proteins:
- a CDS encoding DUF1501 domain-containing protein encodes MTLDSLSSLIPRREFLSWSSHGLTATAVMHLLSGTRSVRADAVPSEAADPPPHLRPKCRRVIHLYMCGGLSHLDSFDYKPVLEKYHGQSLPGSEKPETFFGKVGLLRKNDWNFQRRGQSGLWVSDLFPQLATVADELTVIRSMVADSANHTPATFQANTGFRLNGFPVLGSWASYGLGCETDELPAYVVLPDPRGMPAGGTINWSNGFLPARYQGVAFRTKGSAIDDLFPAGLSVPNESSISFDADSERETREFIAAMNRRHQASRPESDLAARMKSYELAAKMQMSVPRVTDLAIETAETQSQYGLDQPETADFGRSCLLARRLLEQGVRFVQLFSGGSFGSPRINWDGHENMKENHSQEALRVDQPIAALLRDLRQRGMLDDTLVLFTTEFGRTPFTQSEANVLGGGRDHNMYGFSVWMAGGGLKKGLEYGATDDIGWKSIENPVSWPDFHATILHLLGIDHERLTYYHNGIERRLTNVHGHLIEDVLS; translated from the coding sequence ATGACATTGGATTCCTTATCATCGCTGATACCACGACGCGAGTTCCTTTCCTGGTCGTCACACGGACTAACGGCCACCGCTGTGATGCACCTGTTGTCAGGCACGCGATCCGTTCGAGCGGACGCCGTGCCCTCAGAAGCGGCTGATCCGCCTCCGCATCTTCGCCCGAAATGCCGGCGCGTGATTCACCTTTATATGTGTGGTGGCCTCAGTCATCTCGATTCATTCGACTACAAGCCTGTCTTGGAAAAATATCACGGGCAATCACTGCCGGGGTCAGAAAAGCCCGAGACCTTTTTTGGCAAGGTCGGCCTGCTCCGTAAGAACGACTGGAATTTTCAGCGGCGCGGCCAAAGCGGTTTGTGGGTCTCCGACTTGTTTCCGCAATTGGCGACGGTGGCCGACGAGCTCACAGTGATTCGGTCGATGGTTGCCGATTCCGCCAATCACACGCCCGCGACATTTCAGGCTAACACCGGTTTTCGTTTGAATGGCTTTCCTGTTCTGGGGTCATGGGCGTCCTATGGGTTGGGCTGCGAAACGGACGAACTGCCCGCGTACGTCGTCCTGCCTGATCCCCGCGGGATGCCTGCCGGGGGAACGATCAACTGGTCCAATGGTTTCTTGCCAGCCCGCTATCAAGGTGTCGCCTTTCGGACGAAAGGCTCGGCGATCGATGACCTGTTTCCCGCCGGATTGAGCGTGCCAAACGAGTCTTCGATTTCCTTTGATGCGGATTCAGAACGAGAAACTCGCGAATTCATTGCCGCGATGAATCGCCGGCATCAGGCGTCGCGTCCGGAAAGCGATCTGGCAGCGCGGATGAAGAGCTACGAACTGGCTGCAAAAATGCAGATGTCGGTTCCACGCGTCACCGATCTCGCCATTGAAACCGCCGAAACACAATCTCAGTATGGGCTCGATCAGCCCGAAACCGCCGACTTCGGACGCAGTTGTCTGCTGGCCCGTCGCTTGCTGGAACAAGGAGTGCGATTCGTCCAGTTGTTCTCGGGTGGTTCATTCGGTTCTCCCCGAATCAATTGGGACGGTCATGAAAATATGAAGGAAAATCACTCGCAAGAAGCCCTGCGTGTCGATCAACCGATCGCGGCTTTATTGCGAGACCTACGGCAGCGCGGGATGCTCGACGACACCCTGGTACTCTTTACCACCGAGTTCGGACGCACTCCATTTACGCAGTCGGAAGCCAACGTACTGGGGGGCGGTCGTGATCACAATATGTACGGATTCAGTGTCTGGATGGCGGGTGGCGGTTTGAAAAAAGGCCTGGAATATGGGGCCACAGACGACATCGGTTGGAAGTCGATCGAGAATCCGGTCAGTTGGCCCGATTTTCATGCCACAATTCTGCATCTGCTGGGGATCGATCACGAACGCCTGACGTACTACCATAATGGGATCGAACGTCGACTGACGAACGTTCATGGGCATCTCATTGAAGATGTGCTTTCCTAG
- a CDS encoding DUF1501 domain-containing protein yields MSGLFHAMPIPTIALGRRAFLQVGALALGKMTLAGALQRRALAGAQAGESTAVIQIYMGGGPSHLDMYDLKPLAPREIRGEFQPISTSLPGVQICEHLPYLAGVMDKVAVVRTVHHQNAGHLPASHWMMTGHQPASGSTGNANPAVGAVVSRLRGSNHSGVPAYVSIPRRQLLGASAFLGPAHNPFTPESDPSKNDFAVFNLKMPSELSVPRLEDRRGLLQSLDRLRSNMDIRNEFDGIDKFSQQAADLVTSGRALKAFDLKQEDPRVRESYGPHSVGQGCLLARRLVEAGVTFVTVLSGGDWDTHVGNFPKMKDDCLPRVDRAIAALVSDLHARGLNRRVMVVAYGEFGRTPHINKDGGRDHWPGASCALFAGGGLKVGQIIGQTDAHAAFPITRGYSPGDVLSTVYQFLQVDSHHEFREQNQQRPMQVLPEGQPIAELIG; encoded by the coding sequence ATGAGTGGTTTGTTTCACGCAATGCCGATTCCCACGATAGCACTCGGCCGCCGTGCATTCTTACAGGTCGGGGCACTTGCCCTGGGAAAGATGACACTTGCGGGAGCACTGCAGCGCCGGGCTCTTGCGGGAGCTCAAGCTGGCGAATCGACCGCCGTAATTCAAATCTACATGGGCGGCGGCCCTAGCCATCTCGATATGTATGACTTGAAACCGCTTGCCCCGCGAGAAATCCGCGGCGAGTTCCAGCCGATTTCGACGAGCCTGCCCGGCGTCCAAATTTGCGAGCACCTGCCCTACTTGGCTGGGGTCATGGACAAAGTCGCGGTCGTGCGGACAGTGCACCACCAGAACGCGGGGCATCTTCCTGCCTCACACTGGATGATGACAGGCCATCAACCGGCATCAGGCAGCACGGGGAACGCGAATCCTGCGGTTGGCGCGGTCGTATCGCGACTGCGGGGTTCGAACCATTCGGGCGTTCCCGCCTATGTCAGTATTCCCCGTCGGCAACTGCTGGGGGCATCGGCGTTTCTTGGCCCCGCGCACAACCCGTTCACACCGGAAAGCGATCCCAGCAAGAATGACTTTGCCGTCTTCAATTTGAAGATGCCGTCAGAGTTGAGCGTGCCGCGGCTTGAAGATCGTCGGGGGCTGTTGCAGTCGCTTGATCGCCTGCGATCGAATATGGATATTCGCAACGAGTTCGATGGAATCGACAAGTTCTCGCAACAAGCGGCGGATCTGGTCACCAGCGGACGAGCGCTCAAAGCGTTCGACCTGAAGCAGGAAGATCCTCGAGTTCGGGAAAGTTATGGTCCACACAGCGTGGGACAGGGATGTCTGCTGGCACGCCGGTTGGTCGAAGCGGGAGTCACATTCGTCACGGTACTCAGTGGTGGCGACTGGGACACGCATGTCGGCAATTTCCCGAAGATGAAGGACGATTGCCTGCCGCGCGTCGATCGAGCCATTGCCGCTCTTGTTTCCGACTTGCACGCACGAGGCCTGAATCGCCGGGTGATGGTCGTCGCTTACGGTGAGTTTGGACGGACGCCGCATATCAACAAGGATGGTGGCCGCGATCATTGGCCGGGCGCCAGTTGTGCCTTGTTCGCAGGGGGCGGCCTGAAAGTCGGGCAGATCATCGGACAGACGGATGCTCATGCCGCATTCCCGATCACGCGCGGCTATTCACCAGGGGACGTTCTCTCGACGGTTTATCAATTCCTACAGGTGGATTCGCATCACGAGTTTCGCGAGCAGAACCAGCAGCGTCCAATGCAGGTTCTGCCCGAAGGCCAACCAATCGCCGAACTGATCGGTTGA
- a CDS encoding UbiA family prenyltransferase codes for MLAYLQLLRLPTVFTAMADILLGFVLTHRFIYGPFLAPEGGPVHLNVGWHEPEKLLGLLAASSGLYLSGMVFNDVFDVQQDTIERPDRPIPSGRISRQNATIFALILMLGGLACAALVGPVSLQVGLLLIVAILSYDAYLKRTPLGPIAMGSCRFLNVLLGASVQPDWIPSLLSQPQLAAAAGLGLYIAGVTLFAKTEARTSNRWQLALAQLIINSGFAVHVALILTSAHQVPIEVPLAMLFVVAFTINRRATAAVRDPSPARVQGSIKVMLLSLVIIDSTLVFWFLNTPEGAGYGAAHAVATAILVIPAMLLSRLIPMT; via the coding sequence ATGCTGGCCTATTTGCAATTGCTTCGTTTGCCGACTGTGTTCACCGCGATGGCCGACATTCTGCTGGGGTTTGTCCTGACTCATCGCTTCATCTACGGTCCTTTCCTCGCGCCAGAAGGCGGGCCGGTGCATCTGAATGTCGGATGGCACGAACCTGAGAAGCTACTGGGATTGCTGGCCGCATCCAGCGGCCTGTACCTGTCGGGAATGGTCTTTAACGATGTCTTTGACGTACAACAGGACACCATCGAACGCCCCGACCGCCCCATCCCGTCCGGTCGGATTTCGCGACAGAATGCGACGATCTTTGCACTGATTCTGATGCTGGGTGGATTGGCCTGTGCGGCGCTCGTGGGGCCGGTCAGCCTGCAGGTCGGACTGCTGCTGATCGTCGCGATTCTGAGCTATGACGCATACCTGAAGCGAACACCGCTCGGACCGATCGCCATGGGAAGTTGCCGCTTCCTGAATGTGCTTCTGGGAGCCAGCGTTCAGCCGGACTGGATTCCCTCACTGTTGTCGCAACCGCAGCTCGCAGCCGCCGCCGGGTTGGGACTCTATATTGCAGGCGTCACCTTGTTTGCCAAGACGGAAGCCCGAACCAGCAATCGCTGGCAACTGGCGCTGGCTCAACTGATCATCAACTCGGGCTTCGCTGTTCATGTCGCGTTGATTCTGACGAGCGCACATCAGGTGCCGATCGAAGTTCCCCTGGCGATGCTGTTCGTCGTGGCCTTCACGATTAATCGCCGCGCCACGGCAGCCGTTCGAGATCCTTCGCCAGCGCGAGTACAGGGAAGCATCAAGGTCATGCTGCTATCGCTGGTTATCATCGACTCGACGCTGGTTTTCTGGTTCTTGAATACCCCGGAAGGAGCTGGGTATGGCGCGGCACATGCAGTGGCGACCGCCATTCTCGTGATTCCCGCGATGCTGCTCTCACGTCTGATTCCCATGACGTAA
- a CDS encoding CPBP family intramembrane glutamic endopeptidase — protein MDDESIPADRDEFLKLAILFQGGLLLLAVLIAWLVGRPVWSQITFSFVQLGVGIIATLPMLLFLGLTYKSQSNQFAQIRTILSDTLGEPLSACHWYDLAGLALLAGVSEEFLFRGVLEPAFQPWGTVLAIILSNLIFGTCHAVTPAYAIYAALLGAYLSLTRWVTDEPNLMVPIICHSLYDFIAFFIIKNSYRRSDKQSLPIADTTTSANNNPNDPLHPVNH, from the coding sequence TTGGACGACGAGTCGATTCCCGCAGATCGCGATGAATTCCTCAAGCTGGCCATCCTCTTTCAAGGGGGCCTACTCTTGTTGGCGGTCCTCATCGCGTGGCTGGTCGGTCGCCCTGTCTGGTCACAAATCACGTTCTCGTTCGTACAACTGGGAGTGGGAATCATCGCCACGCTACCCATGCTGCTGTTCCTGGGCTTGACGTACAAAAGCCAGTCCAACCAGTTCGCGCAGATCCGAACCATCTTGAGTGACACGCTGGGAGAGCCATTATCCGCCTGCCACTGGTATGACCTTGCCGGACTGGCCCTGCTGGCGGGCGTCTCTGAAGAATTTCTTTTTCGTGGTGTATTGGAACCCGCATTTCAACCCTGGGGCACCGTGCTCGCCATCATCCTGTCTAACTTGATCTTCGGGACCTGCCATGCAGTAACCCCTGCCTACGCGATCTACGCCGCACTCTTGGGTGCTTACCTGAGCCTGACACGATGGGTCACCGACGAGCCCAACCTGATGGTCCCAATCATCTGCCATTCGCTGTATGACTTTATCGCTTTCTTCATCATCAAGAACTCGTATCGTCGATCGGACAAGCAATCCTTGCCGATTGCGGATACGACAACTTCCGCGAATAACAACCCAAACGACCCACTCCACCCAGTCAATCATTAA